The Euphorbia lathyris chromosome 3, ddEupLath1.1, whole genome shotgun sequence genome contains a region encoding:
- the LOC136222116 gene encoding 4-hydroxy-3-methylbut-2-en-1-yl diphosphate synthase (ferredoxin), chloroplastic, producing MATGAVPASFTGLKTRESTLGFGKSLDFVRVCDLKRIKSGRKKISMIRNSNPGPEMIELQPASEGSPLLVPRQKYCESIHKTVRRKTRTVMVGNVPLGSDHPIRVQTMTTSDTKDVAGTVEEVMRIADKGADLVRITVQGKREADACFEIKNSLVQKNYNIPLVADIHFAPPIAMRVAECFDKIRVNPGNFADRRAQFEQLEYTEEDYQKELEHIEQVFTPLVEKCKKYGRAIRIGTNHGSLSDRIMSYYGDSPRGMVESAFEFARICRKLDFHNFVFSMKASNPVIMVQAYRLLVAEMYVQGWDYPLHLGVTEAGEGEDGRMKSAIGIGTLLQDGLGDTIRVSLTEAPEKEIDPCKRLANLGMRASGVQQGVAPFEEKHRHYFDFQRRSGQLPAQKEGEEVDYRGALHRDGSVLMSVSLDQLKAPELLYRSLAAKLVVGMPFKDLATVDSILLRELPPVDDVDARLALKRLIDISMGIIVPLSEQLTKPLPNAMVLVNLKELASGAHKLLPEGTRLVVSLRGDESYAELDILKDIDATMILHNLPFAEDKIGRVHAARRLFEFLADNSLNFPVIHHIHFPNAIHRDDLVIGAGTNAGALLVDGLGDGLLLEAPDQDFDFLRNTSFNLLQGCRMRNTKTEYVSCPSCGRTLFDLQEISAEIREKTSHLPGVSIAIMGCIVNGPGEMADADFGYVGGAPGKIDLYVGKTVVKRGIAMVGATDALIQLIKDHGRWVDPPVEE from the exons ATGGCGACTGGAGCTGTGCCGGCCTCTTTTACTGGTCTCAAGACCAGGGAATCCACCTTGGGATTTGGAAAGAGCTTGGATTTTGTTAGAGTTTGTGATTTGAAGAGGATCAAGTCTGGTAGGAAGAAGATTTCAATGATTCGTAACTCGAATCCTGGCCCTGAGATGATCGAACTTCAGCCTGCCTCAGAAGGAAGCCCTTTATTAG TTCCTCGACAAAAATATTGTGAATCTATCCACAAGACTGTAAGGAGAAAAACACGAACTGTAATGGTGGGAAATGTACCTCTTGGTAGTGATCATCCTATCAGGGTCCAAACTATGACTACAAGTGATACTAAAGATGTTGCTGGAACAGTTGAAGAG GTAATGAGAATAGCAGATAAGGGGGCAGATTTAGTTCGGATAACAGTTCAAGGAAAGAGAGAAGCAGATGCTTGCTttgaaattaaaaattctcTTGTGCAGAAAAA TTACAATATACCACTGGTTGCAGATATTCATTTTGCTCCACCTATTGCAATGCGAGTAGCAGAATGCTTTGACAAAATTCGCGTAAATCCAGGAAACTTTG CTGATAGGCGAGCTCAGTTTGAGCAGCTGGAGTACACAGAAGAGGACTATCAGAAAGAACTTGAGCATATTGAACAG GTTTTTACTCCATTGGTTGAGAAATGTAAAAAGTATGGAAGGGCAATCCGCATTGGGACAAACCATGGGAGTCTTTCAGATCGTATCATGAGCTATTATGGAGATTCTCCTAGGGGAATG GTTGAATCTGCATTTGAGTTTGCAAGGATATGCCGGAAATTGGATTTCCATAATTTTGTGTTTTCAATGAAAGCAAGCAACCCAGTCATCATGGTCCAGGCATACCGTCTCCTTGTTGCAGAAATGTATGTTCAGGGCTGGGATTATCCATTACACTTGGGTGTCACTGAAGCTGGAGAAGGTGAAGATGGGCGTATGAAATCTGCAATTGGCATTGGAACTTTACTTCAG GATGGTTTGGGTGATACAATCAGGGTGTCACTTACAGAAGCTCCAGAGAAGGAGATAGATCCTTGCAAGAGGCTGGCCAACCTTGGTATGAGAGCATCCGGTGTTCAACAAGGAGTG GCACCCTTTGAAGAAAAGCACAGACACTATTTTGACTTCCAGCGGCGATCTGGTCAATTACCAGCTCAAAAGGAG GGTGAAGAGGTGGATTATAGAGGTGCCCTGCACCGTGATGGCTCGGTTCTTATGTCAGTTTCCTTGGATCAATTAAAG GCACCCGAACTTCTATATAGGTCTCTTGCAGCGAAGCTTGTTGTTGGAATGCCTTTTAAG GATCTGGCAACTGTTGACTCAATCTTATTGAGAGAGCTCCCACCAGTGGATGATGTTGATGCT CGTCTAGCTCTTAAAAGGCTGATAGATATAAGTATGGGAATCATTGTCCCTCTGTCAGAGCAGCTAACAAAGCCATTACCCAATGCCATGGTTCTTGTAAATCTTAAAGAGTTGGCAAGTGGTGCTCACAAGCTTTTGCCAGAAG GTACACGCTTGGTTGTGTCTTTGCGTGGTGATGAGTCCTATGCAGAACTGGATATCCTCAAAGACATCGATGCTACAATGATTCTTCATAACCTACCATTTGCAGAAGATAAAATTGGTAGAGTGCATGCAGCAAGAAG ATTATTTGAGTTCCTAGCAGACAACTCTTTGAACTTCCCAGTAATTCACCATATTCATTTTCCAAATGCAATTCACAG GGATGACTTGGTCATTGGTGCTGGTACAAATGCAGGGGCCTTACTAGTAGATGGGCTTGGAGATGGTTTATTATTAGAAGCCCCAGACCAGGACTTTGATTTTCTGAGAAACACCTCTTTCAACCTATTACAAGGTTGCAGAATGAGAAATACAAAGACG GAGTACGTCTCATGTCCATCTTGCGGTAGAACTTTATTTGACCTGCAAGAAATAAGTGCAGAAATTCGTGAAAAGACATCTCATTTGCCTGGTGTCTCG ATTGCAATTATGGGTTGCATAGTAAATGGACCTGGTGAGATGGCTGATGCTGATTTTGGGTATGTTGGTGGTGCTCCTGGAAAGATTGACCTATATGTTGGAAAG aCTGTAGTAAAGCGAGGAATAGCAATGGTGGGAGCGACTGATGCGTTGATCCAGCTAATTAAAGACCACGGGCGCTGGGTAGACCCACCTGTAGAGGAGTAA